Proteins from a genomic interval of Danio rerio strain Tuebingen ecotype United States chromosome 4, GRCz12tu, whole genome shotgun sequence:
- the LOC101884961 gene encoding uncharacterized protein codes for MRIHTGERPFTCIQCGKSFIRSSSLNVHMMSHTGEKPFSCTQCGKSLASKSKLKIHMRIHTGERPFTCTQCGKSFSQSSSLNQHMRIHTGEKPFTCTQCEKSFSQSSHLNEHMMIHTGKKPFTCTQCGKSFSQSSSLNQHMMIHTGKKPFTCTQCRKNFYCSSHLNKHMRIHTGEKPFTCTQCGKSFSRSSSLNLHMRIHTGVKPFTCTRCGKSFTCSSHLNLHMRIHTGEKPFTCTRCGKSFNCSSSLNRHMRIHTGEKPFTCTQCEKSFSQSSHLNEHMMIHTGRKPFTCTQCRKNFYCSSYLNKHMRIHTREKPFTCT; via the coding sequence atgaggattcacactggagagagaccattcacatgcattcagtgtgggaagagttttatccgttcatcatcccttaatgtacacatgatgagccacactggagagaaaccattctcttgcactcagtgtggaaagagtttagcaagcaaaagcaaacttaagattcacatgaggattcacactggagagagaccattcacatgcactcagtgtgggaagagtttcagccaatcatcatcccttaatcaacacatgaggatccacactggagagaaaccattcacatgcactcagtgtgaaaagagcttcagccaatcatcacaccttaatgaacacatgatgattcacactggaaagaaaccattcacatgcactcagtgtgggaagagtttcagccaatcatcatcccttaatcaacacatgatgattcacactggaaagaaaccatttacatgcactcagtgtaggaagaATTTTTattgctcatcacaccttaataaacacatgaggatccacactggagagaaaccattcacttgcactcagtgtggtaagagtttcagccgatcatcatcccttaatctacacatgaggatccacactggagtgaAACCCTTCACATGCActcggtgtgggaagagttttacctgctcatcacaccttaatctacacatgaggatccacactggagagaaacccttcacatgcactcggtgtgggaagagttttaactgctcatcctcccttaatcgacacatgaggatccacactggagagaaaccattcacttgcactcagtgtgaaaagagcttcagccaatcatcacaccttaatgaacacatgatgattcacactggaaggaaaccatttacatgcactcagtgtaggaagaATTTTTActgctcatcataccttaataaacacatgaggatccacactagagagaaaccattcacttgcacttaa